In Reichenbachiella agarivorans, one genomic interval encodes:
- a CDS encoding c-type cytochrome → MKKLFLALSIVLLLLAGFAGYINYQGIPSYEVKLTDYHASMTPEAIERGKKLTLMLCAGCHMDRPTGKLIGTQMLDAPPEFGKIYSRNITQDKEHGIGDWTDAELLYLLRTGVKRDGQYIPPYMAKLTVMADQDVDAIISFLRSDDLLVAADPSPGHDSEVAFLTKLLSHLAWKPMPMPTQEIPMPDSTNEVQLGKYLAQNLECFSCHSADFKTNNYLNPEKSDGYFGGGNATLNQKGQVIRTANLTPHETGLGDWTQEKFVKALRFGLKPGEHALRPPMYPYTHLTDGEAAAIFKYLQTIDPIDNKVDRVFYD, encoded by the coding sequence ATGAAAAAACTATTCTTAGCACTTTCCATTGTGCTGCTATTGCTTGCTGGCTTTGCTGGTTATATCAACTATCAAGGTATCCCTAGCTACGAAGTGAAACTCACAGACTACCACGCCTCTATGACTCCCGAGGCGATTGAAAGAGGCAAAAAATTGACCTTGATGCTTTGTGCAGGGTGTCACATGGATCGACCTACTGGCAAATTGATTGGGACACAAATGCTAGATGCTCCTCCAGAATTTGGTAAGATATACTCTCGTAACATTACCCAAGACAAGGAGCATGGCATAGGCGACTGGACAGATGCGGAGCTCCTGTATCTGCTGAGAACAGGTGTCAAACGTGATGGACAATACATTCCTCCCTACATGGCCAAACTCACTGTGATGGCAGACCAAGATGTGGATGCGATTATTTCTTTTCTTCGATCTGATGATCTATTGGTTGCTGCTGATCCTAGTCCAGGTCACGATTCTGAGGTTGCTTTTCTGACCAAATTGCTCAGCCATCTGGCGTGGAAACCTATGCCTATGCCAACACAAGAAATTCCCATGCCAGACAGCACCAATGAAGTACAATTGGGTAAGTACCTTGCACAAAATTTGGAGTGCTTTTCTTGCCATTCAGCAGATTTCAAAACGAACAATTATCTCAACCCTGAGAAAAGTGACGGTTATTTTGGAGGTGGAAATGCGACTTTGAATCAAAAAGGTCAAGTGATCCGCACTGCCAATCTCACCCCTCACGAAACGGGGTTGGGTGATTGGACACAAGAAAAGTTTGTGAAGGCATTGAGGTTTGGATTGAAGCCTGGGGAGCATGCTCTTCGTCCTCCGATGTATCCATATACACATCTGACTGATGGTGAAGCTGCGGCCATCTTCAAATATTTACAAACCATAGACCCCATAGACAATAAGGTAGACAGGGTATTTTATGATTAA
- a CDS encoding T9SS type A sorting domain-containing protein, giving the protein MRKIIAALILMSWVTYASFGQCPTSGTITSNCTTTGNLTVSGGTLTVNSGVIVTISGTLNLNNGGTINSATGAVINVNTLSEGYGGPNSINGGTLNVSNTMTVGGGGAFTMNGVDLTVTGSISVSGTTIQILNSSVQSSSFETNLNSFIVTNSTLTTTGTGELEIEDATISNSTFNVGGFLEVAGGTNTASNSVFNVGQGYAVTTGVTGMTMNGGGSLALTDNSTMDIIGDVTNNEFYIDNSDVVISGDFDNAGNEVLVVSNGGTIKIGGDYNNSGSGNTTVEDGGILEVDGDYNNSGGGSTDVNGGGLVVGGTYTGTAPTGTDGAEGCSGGGGGCCGAACYSLPVELINYHVETKLDQVKLTWQTATEQNNDFFNIYRSNNGRDFDLITSIAGNGTTNEIYNYQYIDYPPIAGIYYYQLEQVDYDGKNEFFAIKQINFNLAQANQEMLIYPMPLRATEDFYIRYPESNESVSARLYDLSGSMQLELNIERESDRIKFLTSELGLRSGIYMVQIQVGQHITNQKIRLN; this is encoded by the coding sequence ATGAGAAAAATTATTGCAGCATTAATTTTAATGTCATGGGTGACGTATGCGTCATTTGGGCAATGCCCAACTAGCGGAACAATTACCTCCAATTGTACAACAACGGGAAACCTAACAGTTAGTGGTGGGACACTTACTGTTAATTCAGGTGTCATCGTTACAATAAGTGGAACACTTAATTTGAACAATGGGGGAACCATCAATTCTGCTACTGGTGCAGTCATAAATGTAAACACATTATCTGAAGGGTATGGCGGGCCAAACTCAATAAATGGCGGCACACTCAATGTGTCAAATACTATGACAGTAGGAGGTGGTGGTGCTTTTACTATGAATGGAGTTGATCTGACAGTAACAGGATCTATATCTGTTTCAGGAACCACAATACAAATATTAAATTCTAGTGTTCAATCCTCTTCTTTTGAAACGAACTTAAATAGTTTCATAGTGACTAATAGTACACTGACCACAACTGGAACAGGAGAATTAGAAATTGAAGACGCAACGATCTCCAATTCTACTTTTAATGTTGGTGGGTTTCTCGAGGTTGCTGGTGGAACGAATACTGCTTCAAACTCTGTTTTCAATGTAGGTCAAGGATACGCAGTAACTACTGGTGTTACAGGTATGACTATGAATGGGGGAGGATCCTTAGCACTCACCGATAACTCTACAATGGATATTATCGGAGATGTCACAAACAATGAATTCTATATTGACAATTCAGATGTTGTAATATCTGGTGATTTTGATAATGCTGGAAATGAAGTTCTGGTAGTAAGCAATGGTGGTACTATTAAAATTGGTGGAGACTATAACAATAGTGGTAGTGGTAACACAACTGTAGAAGACGGTGGAATTCTTGAAGTAGATGGTGATTACAACAATTCTGGAGGAGGTAGTACGGATGTTAATGGTGGTGGATTAGTTGTTGGAGGAACGTATACTGGAACGGCCCCTACCGGCACTGATGGAGCTGAAGGTTGTAGTGGAGGAGGAGGAGGGTGCTGTGGAGCAGCATGCTATTCACTTCCAGTTGAGCTAATTAATTATCATGTTGAAACCAAATTAGATCAAGTTAAATTAACTTGGCAAACAGCTACAGAACAGAACAACGACTTTTTTAATATTTACAGATCCAACAATGGCAGAGACTTTGATCTTATCACAAGTATAGCTGGAAATGGAACCACCAATGAAATCTATAATTACCAATATATTGACTACCCTCCGATTGCAGGTATTTATTATTATCAACTAGAGCAAGTGGATTATGATGGGAAGAATGAGTTTTTCGCTATCAAGCAAATAAATTTCAATTTGGCTCAAGCCAACCAAGAAATGCTGATTTATCCTATGCCCTTGAGAGCTACTGAGGATTTTTATATTCGTTATCCAGAAAGCAACGAAAGTGTTTCTGCTAGATTGTATGATCTCTCAGGTAGCATGCAATTGGAACTAAACATCGAGCGAGAATCTGATCGGATCAAATTTTTGACATCTGAGTTGGGACTCAGATCGGGTATCTACATGGTTCAGATCCAAGTGGGACAACACATCACCAACCAAAAGATTAGATTGAATTAA
- a CDS encoding LytR/AlgR family response regulator transcription factor: MKAIIIDDERLARKELTSLLQTHSEIEIVAEATNADEALELIDQHQPDLIFLDIQMPEKSGFDLLAELDRTPLVVFTTAYDQYAIKAFEVNAFDYLLKPIETDRLARVVQKLLDEHKKSTIHAGEPQQKLSHTDQVFVKDGEKCWFVRLDKVRMFESDGNYIKVYFDSVRPMIHKSLNALDEKLDPKAFFRASRKHIINLSWVEKIEPWFNGGLMVELKGGDKVEVSRRQASKFKERMSL; the protein is encoded by the coding sequence ATGAAGGCAATCATCATAGATGACGAAAGGCTCGCTAGAAAAGAACTCACCTCACTACTACAGACTCACAGCGAAATCGAAATAGTCGCAGAGGCAACCAACGCAGACGAAGCATTGGAACTGATAGACCAGCACCAACCTGACCTGATATTCCTAGACATACAGATGCCCGAAAAATCCGGCTTTGATCTACTGGCAGAGCTAGACAGGACGCCGTTGGTTGTGTTCACCACAGCCTATGATCAGTATGCTATCAAGGCCTTTGAAGTCAATGCCTTCGACTACTTGCTCAAACCCATCGAGACTGATCGTCTGGCAAGAGTAGTACAAAAGCTCCTCGATGAGCATAAAAAATCGACCATTCATGCTGGAGAACCCCAGCAGAAACTATCCCATACAGACCAAGTATTCGTCAAGGACGGCGAAAAGTGCTGGTTTGTACGCTTGGACAAGGTGCGAATGTTCGAGTCCGACGGCAACTACATCAAAGTCTATTTTGATTCGGTGCGGCCTATGATACACAAATCCCTCAACGCACTGGATGAGAAACTTGATCCCAAAGCTTTCTTTCGTGCCAGCCGCAAGCACATCATCAATCTCAGTTGGGTAGAAAAAATAGAACCCTGGTTCAACGGTGGCCTGATGGTAGAACTCAAAGGAGGAGACAAAGTCGAGGTGAGTAGACGCCAAGCCTCCAAGTTTAAAGAAAGAATGAGCTTGTAG
- a CDS encoding sensor histidine kinase, translated as MSMTKQSIYWWCQIMGWSIYGLLNFGIYFFQSGRFDGKEFSIVLLQILFYVLSTHLLRAVIKRGKWVSFRISKLIPVVIASNLLLSVVNYFLLLLVSYLMGILMVSVEFRIINILFGILGPMAIYFLWSLVYFTYQFFEQYNKSLQYEAVIKEAELQHLRSQLNPHFIFNALNSIKALVDEDPLKSKMAITQLSSIFRNTLIVEKKRLVSLEEEMETVKAYLGLESIRFEERLTVALDLDVATLTNKVPPMMIQTLVENSVKHGISKLKNGGKVAVKTYYEGENMILQIRNNGHYNASNTLEKGHGTGLQNTVDRLKLIYENKATLRIFNEEDNVVLTEISIPKEY; from the coding sequence ATGTCGATGACAAAACAGAGTATCTATTGGTGGTGTCAGATTATGGGATGGTCGATTTATGGACTTCTCAATTTTGGGATCTACTTTTTTCAGAGTGGACGATTTGATGGCAAGGAGTTTTCGATCGTCCTGCTACAGATTCTTTTTTACGTGCTATCGACTCATCTGCTACGCGCCGTGATCAAACGAGGAAAGTGGGTGTCATTTCGTATTTCCAAACTGATTCCAGTTGTGATAGCCAGCAACCTGCTGTTGTCTGTGGTTAATTATTTTTTGCTGCTGTTGGTCTCTTATCTCATGGGGATCTTGATGGTGTCCGTAGAGTTTCGGATCATCAATATTTTGTTTGGGATTTTAGGTCCAATGGCTATTTATTTCCTATGGTCGTTGGTCTATTTTACCTATCAGTTTTTCGAACAATACAACAAGTCACTGCAATATGAAGCCGTGATCAAAGAAGCTGAACTCCAACACCTGCGATCGCAGCTCAACCCACATTTCATCTTCAACGCACTCAACAGCATCAAGGCACTCGTGGACGAAGACCCCCTCAAATCCAAGATGGCGATTACACAACTATCCAGTATCTTTAGGAATACACTCATTGTAGAAAAAAAGAGATTGGTCTCACTGGAGGAGGAAATGGAAACTGTCAAGGCATATCTTGGATTGGAGTCGATTAGATTTGAGGAAAGACTAACCGTAGCTCTTGATTTGGATGTGGCAACCTTGACCAACAAAGTGCCGCCCATGATGATTCAAACGCTCGTAGAAAACAGTGTCAAACATGGGATTTCCAAACTAAAAAATGGAGGAAAAGTAGCTGTGAAGACGTATTATGAGGGAGAGAACATGATCTTGCAGATTCGCAACAATGGACACTACAATGCATCCAATACACTGGAAAAAGGACACGGTACTGGTTTACAAAATACGGTGGACAGATTGAAACTGATTTATGAAAACAAGGCAACACTGCGGATCTTCAACGAAGAAGACAATGTCGTGCTGACCGAAATAAGCATCCCAAAGGAATACTGA
- a CDS encoding rhomboid family intramembrane serine protease yields MVDKVEMKETKYDKRWVPYQWPWTNKYGENMTSFREWLWSRKFTLSYLAIVWILLAFFGFASRKNCDGPWEIQFMCSMTMWMGQFKSDFGHFMMTCFTTAWFHNDFVHILFVTIFGFFFPVQSYEEQHGTKSTIKIYFASYVFIGLFTGSLFNTLLLYWPDHHFVSYGFARSWMGGSVGIFAIIGALSYYSSKKWFLWSLVFAFEIFNLTVLGNNGHISFIHISCATFGWVYTWIGDRYLSRPKDLLPVQ; encoded by the coding sequence ATGGTGGATAAAGTAGAGATGAAGGAGACGAAATATGACAAACGTTGGGTGCCCTATCAGTGGCCATGGACCAACAAGTATGGTGAAAACATGACCTCATTCAGAGAGTGGTTGTGGTCAAGAAAATTCACCCTGTCGTACCTTGCTATCGTATGGATTCTTCTCGCATTTTTTGGATTTGCTTCACGTAAAAACTGTGATGGCCCATGGGAAATCCAATTCATGTGTAGCATGACCATGTGGATGGGACAATTCAAATCTGATTTTGGGCACTTTATGATGACTTGTTTTACCACGGCGTGGTTTCACAATGATTTTGTACACATTTTGTTTGTGACGATTTTTGGATTTTTCTTCCCAGTACAATCCTACGAAGAGCAGCATGGTACCAAGAGTACGATCAAGATTTACTTTGCTTCTTATGTCTTCATAGGTCTATTCACAGGTTCGTTGTTCAATACCTTGCTACTCTATTGGCCAGACCATCATTTTGTAAGCTATGGATTTGCACGTAGCTGGATGGGAGGCTCTGTTGGTATATTTGCCATCATCGGGGCACTCTCTTACTACAGCAGCAAGAAGTGGTTCTTATGGTCGCTCGTTTTTGCCTTCGAAATCTTCAATTTGACAGTTTTGGGCAACAATGGTCATATCTCTTTCATTCACATCTCTTGCGCCACCTTTGGTTGGGTCTACACATGGATAGGAGATAGGTATTTATCCAGACCCAAGGACCTACTTCCTGTCCAATGA
- the uvrA gene encoding excinuclease ABC subunit UvrA, with product MQVKENKTQEDNNSWVPEHSDYLEVFGAREHNLKNIDVRFKREQLVVITGISGSGKSSLAFDTIYAEGQRRYMESFSAYARSFMGDMERPDVDKINGLSPVISIEQKTTSKNPRSTVGTVTEVYDFLRLLYARAGIAYSYVTGEKMEKQTEEQILHHVLSYFDGQKITLLAPVVKGRKGHYRELFVQIAKMGFTKVRINGEITDLTPKMQVDRYKTHDIEIVIDRIKVGDKDRARINASIKSSIHHGKGIIMVLDESGKEHHFSKHLMDAKSGLAYDDPAPNMFSFNSPYGACPECNGLGQIDKIEEINIIPDPELSISRGGFAPLGDFRDIWIFKKIEAILKQYKYKLTTPIKDMKREVLDVLLYGADEPVAVSSKKYPGTDWNTKFEGIVHFLEKQQETGTDKIQKWIKDFTSSSTCPSCEGQRLKKESLHFKIAEKNIAELASMNIEELTEWFVDVEERLNERQNLIAAEILKEIRKRLGFLLDVGLNYLELNRPLRTLSGGEAQRIRLATQIGTQLVGVLYILDEPSIGLHQRDNVKLIKALQDLRDLGNTVIVVEHDKDMMLDSDYIIDIGPGAGRHGGQVVAQGTPAEFLKNNTSTAGYLNGKLKIEVPKVRRAGNGLEIKLTGATGHNLKNVTLKLPLGKMIAVTGVSGSGKSSLIHETFVPILNKKFYRSKKEPLAFESIEGVDHVDKIIEVDQSPIGRTPRSNPATYTGVFSDIRSLFTQLPEAKIRGYKPGRFSFNVKGGRCENCEGAGMKLVEMDFLPDVHVPCETCKGKRYNRETLEVRFKGKSIADVLDMTVEQAVEFFEFQPKIVRKIQTLSDVGLGYVTLGQHATTLSGGEAQRVKLATELSKKDTGKTFYVLDEPTTGLHFQDIKLLLEVLNILVEKGNTVMIIEHNLDVIKVADHIVDLGPEGGVGGGMIVGEGTPEEVVALNNCYTAKYLATELSNS from the coding sequence ATGCAGGTAAAAGAAAACAAAACGCAAGAAGACAACAATTCATGGGTGCCCGAGCACAGTGATTACCTAGAGGTCTTCGGAGCGAGAGAGCACAATCTCAAAAATATAGATGTTCGCTTCAAGCGCGAGCAATTGGTCGTGATCACGGGAATCAGCGGTAGTGGCAAGTCTTCATTGGCCTTTGACACAATCTATGCCGAGGGTCAGCGCCGGTACATGGAGAGCTTTTCTGCCTATGCGCGGAGCTTTATGGGCGACATGGAGCGCCCAGATGTAGACAAAATCAACGGTCTGTCACCTGTGATCTCTATCGAACAAAAAACTACCTCCAAAAATCCTCGCTCGACTGTTGGTACTGTGACTGAAGTGTACGATTTTCTGCGCTTGCTGTATGCCAGAGCAGGCATTGCCTACTCTTACGTCACTGGTGAGAAAATGGAGAAACAAACCGAAGAACAGATTCTTCATCATGTGCTTTCCTATTTCGATGGTCAAAAAATTACCTTGCTTGCTCCAGTAGTCAAAGGTCGAAAGGGACACTACAGAGAACTATTTGTGCAAATCGCCAAGATGGGGTTCACCAAAGTCAGAATCAATGGTGAGATCACGGATTTGACACCCAAGATGCAAGTGGATCGCTACAAAACGCACGATATTGAGATTGTCATCGATCGCATCAAGGTCGGCGACAAGGATCGTGCACGCATCAATGCCTCAATCAAATCATCCATTCATCATGGCAAGGGCATCATCATGGTGCTAGATGAATCAGGCAAGGAACACCATTTTTCCAAGCATCTCATGGATGCCAAATCAGGATTGGCCTACGACGACCCTGCCCCCAACATGTTCTCTTTCAATTCCCCCTATGGCGCATGTCCAGAATGCAACGGATTGGGACAAATTGATAAGATAGAAGAGATTAACATCATTCCAGACCCAGAATTGAGCATCAGCCGCGGAGGATTTGCTCCCTTGGGAGACTTCAGAGATATCTGGATTTTCAAAAAAATAGAAGCGATACTCAAACAGTACAAATACAAATTGACCACCCCAATCAAAGACATGAAAAGGGAAGTGCTGGATGTCTTATTGTATGGTGCAGATGAGCCTGTGGCTGTTAGTTCCAAAAAATATCCTGGTACAGACTGGAATACAAAATTTGAGGGCATTGTTCACTTCCTCGAAAAGCAACAAGAAACAGGTACAGATAAAATCCAAAAATGGATCAAAGATTTTACCTCCAGCAGCACCTGTCCTAGCTGCGAAGGACAGAGACTGAAAAAAGAGTCTTTGCATTTCAAAATCGCAGAGAAGAACATTGCTGAGTTGGCATCCATGAATATAGAGGAACTGACCGAGTGGTTTGTGGATGTAGAAGAAAGATTGAATGAACGCCAAAACCTGATCGCAGCAGAGATTCTGAAGGAAATCAGAAAACGTTTGGGCTTCTTGCTGGACGTAGGCTTAAATTATCTAGAGCTGAATCGTCCGTTGAGAACACTGTCTGGTGGAGAAGCACAACGCATCCGTTTGGCGACTCAGATTGGTACGCAGTTGGTCGGTGTGTTGTACATTTTGGATGAGCCCAGCATTGGGTTGCATCAGCGGGACAATGTGAAACTGATCAAGGCGCTGCAAGACCTACGCGACCTAGGCAACACCGTCATCGTCGTGGAGCATGACAAGGACATGATGCTGGACTCGGACTACATCATCGACATTGGTCCAGGTGCTGGTCGTCATGGTGGTCAGGTCGTAGCACAGGGTACACCAGCAGAGTTCCTCAAAAACAACACCAGTACGGCAGGCTACCTCAATGGGAAATTGAAAATTGAAGTCCCCAAGGTCAGGCGTGCAGGCAATGGCCTAGAAATCAAACTTACTGGAGCTACTGGACACAACCTCAAAAATGTGACCTTGAAGTTGCCTTTGGGCAAAATGATTGCGGTGACAGGGGTGTCAGGTAGTGGTAAGTCTTCCTTGATCCATGAGACTTTCGTCCCCATCCTCAACAAGAAATTTTACCGATCCAAGAAAGAACCCTTGGCCTTTGAGTCAATCGAAGGAGTCGATCACGTGGACAAAATCATAGAGGTGGATCAGTCACCTATAGGCCGAACACCACGATCCAATCCAGCGACATATACAGGTGTTTTTTCAGATATCAGGAGTTTATTCACCCAGTTGCCTGAGGCGAAAATCAGAGGCTACAAACCTGGTAGATTTTCATTCAATGTCAAGGGAGGTAGATGCGAAAACTGTGAAGGGGCTGGGATGAAACTCGTCGAAATGGATTTCTTGCCAGACGTACACGTCCCTTGCGAAACTTGTAAAGGCAAAAGGTACAACCGAGAGACACTTGAGGTACGCTTCAAAGGCAAGTCAATAGCCGATGTGTTAGATATGACTGTCGAGCAGGCAGTCGAGTTTTTTGAGTTCCAACCCAAAATTGTTCGTAAAATCCAGACCTTGAGTGATGTGGGACTAGGCTATGTCACGCTAGGTCAGCATGCTACCACTCTGTCAGGAGGAGAAGCACAGCGAGTGAAATTGGCAACTGAGCTTTCTAAAAAAGACACTGGCAAGACCTTTTACGTACTGGACGAACCCACGACGGGACTCCACTTTCAAGACATCAAGTTGCTATTGGAGGTATTGAATATCCTAGTGGAGAAAGGCAACACGGTCATGATCATCGAACACAACCTCGACGTGATCAAAGTAGCTGACCATATCGTTGATCTCGGGCCAGAAGGCGGTGTAGGCGGCGGTATGATAGTCGGAGAAGGGACACCAGAAGAGGTCGTTGCGTTAAATAATTGTTACACAGCCAAATATTTGGCTACTGAGTTGTCCAATTCTTAA